In one window of Rhodanobacter sp. FDAARGOS 1247 DNA:
- a CDS encoding reprolysin-like metallopeptidase, with protein sequence MRLGYLGLLALVLPAAHATSPPLLRLDTTPARAAMVSPARTPVVLDENAALAAMQTGGLWLDNPAGGRSYVRYVRHETFPNGDWTWIGSVDTQHGPQSVVLTFGAHASFGNIPQATGASLRIYTDRTGSWLMAPAAQSRLRQHALGPGRNDARIPPRDARKASFATAGMSLAAQQAAISPPTSPPTGTTLVDVLVAYTPDMVQQLGSTDNVLTRIHYLISYANQAYANSQVDMRVRLARAVPVDYTASTSNEQALDDLTTVGGTTALEPLHALRDRYGADLVALLRHFDNARDGSCGNGWLSGGDGTSITDYYDFSAGYGFSVVSDGSDESGYYCEDKSFTHELGHNMGLAHDVDNADGTGAYPYAYGYKKTVGSGGFGTIMAYEDAGQDSTQVFSSPQLTICQNFPCGVQDQADNARALRQTDWLIGGFRHNRIAPFNADGDTTSDLLWHNPNDGRMVYWPMLGAVHDGYRNQSVSTSLRLLGTGDFNGDGFVDLLWADSSRRMTIWLGGRNAGKSDYVASSFGTYNSNDWYLAGIGDVDGDGKDDLVWHNQVQGTLAYWLMDGPGRKSARSIDVNKAYRVLGVGDFNGDGLVDVLWGNAQRTMYVWLGNGSTFSINAFGSYNAGGWKLKGTGDVDGDGKDDLLWYNQSQGTFAYWTMNGASRKGAKSFTVNAAYDVLATGDFDGNGVVDIMWGNASRVLYAWLGNGNTFDVQAAGSYSTGGWKAINRKGVTDADMATP encoded by the coding sequence ATGCGTCTTGGCTATCTTGGATTACTGGCGCTGGTGCTTCCGGCCGCCCATGCAACGAGTCCGCCCCTGTTGCGGCTGGACACCACGCCCGCCCGGGCGGCCATGGTGAGCCCGGCCAGGACACCTGTGGTGCTTGATGAAAACGCCGCGCTTGCCGCGATGCAGACTGGTGGCCTGTGGCTGGACAATCCGGCGGGCGGACGCAGCTATGTCCGCTACGTACGGCATGAAACCTTTCCCAATGGCGACTGGACCTGGATCGGCAGTGTCGATACGCAGCATGGTCCGCAGTCGGTGGTGCTGACCTTCGGCGCGCATGCCAGTTTCGGCAATATCCCGCAGGCCACCGGCGCCTCCTTGCGCATCTACACGGATCGCACGGGCAGCTGGTTGATGGCGCCGGCGGCGCAGTCGCGACTGCGCCAGCATGCATTGGGACCGGGCCGCAACGATGCGCGGATTCCTCCACGCGACGCGCGAAAGGCATCGTTCGCGACCGCAGGAATGAGTCTGGCGGCACAGCAGGCGGCGATCAGCCCGCCAACCTCCCCGCCGACCGGCACCACCCTGGTCGACGTGCTGGTGGCCTACACACCGGACATGGTCCAGCAGCTGGGTTCCACCGACAACGTGCTGACCCGCATCCATTACCTGATCAGCTACGCCAACCAGGCCTATGCAAACAGCCAGGTCGACATGCGCGTGCGGCTGGCGCGCGCGGTCCCCGTCGACTACACCGCCTCCACGTCCAACGAGCAGGCACTGGACGACCTGACCACGGTCGGCGGCACCACGGCCCTGGAGCCGTTGCATGCGCTGCGCGACCGCTACGGTGCCGATCTCGTCGCGCTGTTGCGTCATTTCGACAACGCACGGGATGGCAGCTGCGGCAATGGCTGGCTCAGTGGCGGCGACGGAACCTCGATCACCGACTACTACGATTTCTCCGCCGGCTATGGCTTTTCGGTGGTGAGCGACGGTTCCGACGAGAGCGGTTACTACTGCGAAGACAAGTCCTTTACCCACGAACTTGGCCACAACATGGGCCTGGCCCATGACGTGGACAACGCCGACGGCACCGGCGCCTATCCGTATGCCTACGGTTACAAGAAGACGGTCGGCTCGGGCGGCTTCGGCACCATCATGGCCTACGAGGACGCGGGGCAGGATTCGACCCAGGTGTTCTCCAGCCCGCAGCTGACGATCTGCCAGAATTTCCCCTGCGGCGTGCAGGATCAGGCTGACAACGCGCGCGCGCTGCGGCAGACCGACTGGCTCATCGGGGGCTTCCGGCACAACCGGATCGCGCCATTCAACGCCGACGGCGACACCACCTCCGACCTGCTCTGGCACAACCCGAACGATGGCCGGATGGTGTATTGGCCGATGCTTGGGGCAGTCCACGATGGCTATCGCAACCAGTCAGTCAGCACCTCGCTGCGGCTGCTTGGTACCGGCGATTTCAATGGCGACGGCTTCGTCGACTTGTTGTGGGCCGACAGCAGTCGTCGCATGACCATCTGGCTTGGCGGTCGGAATGCCGGCAAGAGCGACTATGTCGCCAGCAGCTTCGGCACTTACAACAGCAATGACTGGTATCTGGCCGGCATCGGCGATGTCGACGGCGACGGCAAGGACGATCTGGTCTGGCACAACCAGGTGCAGGGCACGCTCGCCTACTGGCTGATGGACGGTCCCGGCAGGAAGTCGGCGCGCAGCATCGACGTCAACAAGGCCTACCGTGTTCTGGGCGTCGGTGATTTCAACGGTGACGGGCTGGTCGACGTCCTGTGGGGCAACGCGCAACGCACGATGTATGTGTGGCTGGGCAATGGCAGCACGTTCTCGATCAATGCCTTCGGTTCCTACAACGCCGGTGGCTGGAAGCTGAAAGGCACCGGTGATGTCGACGGCGACGGCAAGGACGACCTGCTCTGGTACAACCAGAGCCAGGGCACGTTCGCCTACTGGACGATGAATGGCGCCAGCAGGAAGGGAGCGAAGAGCTTCACGGTCAATGCGGCTTACGACGTGCTGGCCACCGGCGACTTTGACGGCAACGGCGTGGTCGACATCATGTGGGGCAATGCTTCGCGAGTGCTGTATGCCTGGCTCGGCAATGGCAACACCTTCGACGTACAGGCGGCCGGAAGCTACTCGACGGGCGGCTGGAAGGCGATCAATCGCAAGGGCGTGACCGACGCGGACATGGCGACGCCCTGA
- a CDS encoding TMEM175 family protein — MSSNNHQLERLVFFSDAVFAIAITLLVIEIHVPRLGLASDRVFLAELTTLGPSIFGFVLSFLVIGALWAAHHRVFGMICGYSPGVMLPNLLMLLVIAFMPFATALMSSNPLSRVPEMFYSATLLLAALLQRWLFGRALRSGFLHDDISPVDVAGALGRAWGLPVAAAMSLGLAWFWEGQNNFVLLTIPLLTRLFARIARARAQKATRQAAANVAKPPAPTEPAGESAGTSVPGSAT, encoded by the coding sequence ATGAGCAGCAACAACCACCAGCTGGAACGCCTGGTCTTCTTCTCCGACGCGGTGTTCGCGATCGCGATCACCCTGCTGGTGATCGAAATCCATGTACCGCGACTGGGCCTGGCCAGCGATCGGGTTTTCCTCGCGGAACTCACCACGCTGGGACCAAGCATCTTCGGCTTCGTGCTCAGCTTTCTGGTGATCGGTGCCTTGTGGGCGGCACACCACCGCGTATTCGGCATGATCTGTGGCTACAGCCCCGGCGTCATGCTTCCCAATCTGCTGATGCTGCTGGTGATCGCGTTCATGCCGTTCGCCACCGCGCTGATGAGTTCGAACCCGCTGTCGCGCGTGCCGGAAATGTTCTATTCCGCCACGCTGTTGCTGGCAGCGCTGCTCCAGCGCTGGCTGTTCGGCCGTGCGCTGCGTTCGGGCTTCCTGCATGACGACATCAGCCCCGTGGACGTGGCCGGGGCATTGGGACGGGCGTGGGGCTTGCCGGTAGCGGCGGCAATGTCGCTGGGGCTGGCATGGTTCTGGGAAGGACAGAACAACTTCGTGCTGCTGACGATTCCCCTGCTGACCCGACTGTTCGCCCGCATCGCCCGCGCCCGTGCGCAGAAGGCCACCCGGCAGGCCGCCGCCAACGTCGCGAAACCGCCGGCCCCGACGGAGCCAGCCGGCGAATCCGCCGGCACCAGCGTGCCCGGCTCGGCGACATAG
- the ubiE gene encoding bifunctional demethylmenaquinone methyltransferase/2-methoxy-6-polyprenyl-1,4-benzoquinol methylase UbiE gives MNEQPKTTPESTTHFGFRDVPVGDKQKLVGQVFTSVARSYDLMNDLMSFGTHRLWKRHFVATSGVRRGDRVLDLAGGTGDIAALLKPVVGDQGDIVVGDINAAMLGVGRDRMTDRGLVSGLRWAQLNAEALPFPDNSFDAVTMAFGLRNVTDKDKALADICRVLKPGGRALVLEFSKVQSELFGKLYDFHSFRILPKLGQLFAGDADSYQYLAESIRKHPDQATLKGMMERAGFGRVEVRNLTNGVVAIHRAYKF, from the coding sequence ATGAACGAACAGCCCAAGACCACGCCCGAATCGACCACCCACTTCGGCTTCCGCGACGTGCCCGTGGGCGACAAGCAGAAGCTGGTCGGCCAGGTGTTCACCTCGGTCGCACGCAGCTACGACCTGATGAACGACCTGATGTCGTTCGGCACGCACCGGCTGTGGAAGCGCCACTTCGTGGCCACCAGCGGCGTGCGCCGGGGCGACCGGGTGCTCGACCTGGCCGGCGGCACCGGCGACATCGCCGCGCTCCTCAAGCCGGTCGTGGGCGACCAGGGCGACATCGTGGTGGGCGACATCAACGCGGCCATGCTCGGCGTCGGCCGCGACCGCATGACCGACCGCGGCCTGGTTTCCGGCCTGCGCTGGGCCCAGCTCAACGCCGAGGCGCTGCCGTTCCCCGACAACAGCTTCGACGCGGTGACCATGGCCTTCGGCCTGCGCAACGTCACCGACAAGGACAAGGCGCTGGCCGACATCTGCCGCGTGCTGAAACCCGGCGGCCGCGCCCTGGTGCTGGAATTTTCGAAGGTGCAGAGCGAGCTGTTCGGCAAGCTCTACGACTTCCACTCGTTCAGGATCCTGCCGAAGCTCGGCCAGCTGTTCGCCGGCGACGCCGACAGCTACCAGTACCTGGCCGAGTCGATCCGCAAGCATCCCGACCAGGCAACCCTGAAAGGCATGATGGAGCGCGCCGGCTTCGGCCGCGTCGAGGTGCGCAACCTCACCAACGGCGTCGTGGCGATCCACCGCGCATACAAGTTCTGA